In a genomic window of Chryseobacterium sp. G0162:
- the glmS gene encoding glutamine--fructose-6-phosphate transaminase (isomerizing) encodes MCGIVGYTGFQDAYEIVINGLRRLEYRGYDSAGIVLEGSNNKFEVEKTKGKVEDLVNISKQLKGTANIGMGHTRWATHGVPSDRNSHPHLSNNGKIALVHNGIIENYDTIKTMLTEKGFTFKSETDTEVLVNLVQYFMDLNPEIDFPAAVRYALNEVYGAYAITVLHEDYPGVLVVGRLGSPLAIGLGEKEYFIASDASPFVEFTKEAIYLEEGHMATISLENGVDIRTINDNSKIEPEIQELKLSLEQIEKGGYEHFMLKEIFEQPKSIHDTMRGRLLVDEGVIKMAGIWDHVEKFKNANRIIIIACGTSWHAGLIGEYLIEEYARIPVEVEYASEFRYRNPIITDKDVVIAISQSGETADTMAALKLAKEKGAFIYGICNVVDSSIARITDAGSYTHAGPEIGVASTKAFTAQLTILTLIAFKLGKHNGNLGNAEFMSLIAELDAIPKKIEEVLSTTHELTQNIAKDFVKATNFLYLGRGYNYPAALEGALKLKEISYIHAEGYPAAEMKHGPIALIDENMPIVIIAPKKGHYDKIVSNVQEIKARKGKVIAVVNKGDRQVSEMADYVIEIPETSECFSPIVASVPLQLLAYYIAVYRGANVDQPRNLAKSVTVE; translated from the coding sequence ATGTGCGGAATAGTAGGATATACAGGTTTTCAGGATGCTTATGAGATCGTAATTAATGGTCTTAGAAGACTGGAATACAGAGGGTATGATAGTGCTGGAATAGTTTTGGAAGGTTCAAACAATAAGTTTGAAGTAGAAAAAACAAAAGGTAAGGTGGAAGATTTGGTGAATATTTCCAAGCAATTAAAAGGAACGGCCAATATTGGTATGGGGCATACTCGTTGGGCTACCCATGGAGTTCCAAGCGACAGAAATTCTCACCCGCATTTGTCAAATAATGGAAAAATAGCTCTAGTACACAATGGTATTATTGAAAATTATGATACCATTAAAACGATGCTTACTGAAAAAGGATTTACTTTCAAATCAGAAACAGATACAGAAGTATTGGTGAATCTTGTTCAGTATTTTATGGACCTTAATCCGGAAATTGATTTCCCGGCAGCTGTGAGATATGCTTTAAATGAAGTGTATGGAGCATATGCTATAACAGTACTTCATGAAGATTATCCTGGAGTGTTGGTTGTAGGAAGATTAGGATCTCCTTTAGCGATCGGACTTGGTGAAAAAGAATATTTCATTGCTTCTGATGCTTCTCCTTTTGTAGAGTTTACAAAAGAAGCTATTTACCTTGAAGAAGGCCACATGGCAACCATTTCATTAGAAAATGGAGTAGATATCAGAACAATTAATGACAACTCTAAGATTGAACCTGAAATCCAAGAACTTAAATTAAGCTTAGAGCAAATTGAAAAAGGCGGATATGAGCATTTCATGTTAAAAGAAATCTTTGAACAGCCTAAGTCTATTCATGATACAATGAGAGGAAGACTTCTTGTTGATGAGGGAGTTATTAAAATGGCTGGAATCTGGGATCATGTAGAAAAGTTCAAAAATGCTAATAGAATAATTATCATTGCTTGTGGAACTTCATGGCATGCAGGTCTTATCGGAGAATACCTTATTGAAGAATATGCAAGAATTCCGGTAGAGGTAGAATATGCTTCAGAATTCAGATACAGAAACCCTATCATTACGGATAAAGATGTTGTCATTGCAATTTCTCAATCTGGAGAAACAGCAGACACAATGGCTGCTTTAAAATTAGCAAAAGAAAAAGGAGCATTTATATATGGTATATGTAATGTAGTAGATTCATCTATTGCAAGAATTACAGATGCTGGTTCTTACACCCATGCAGGTCCTGAAATTGGTGTGGCTTCTACAAAAGCATTTACAGCACAGCTTACTATTCTTACTTTAATTGCATTTAAATTAGGTAAGCACAATGGAAATTTAGGAAATGCTGAGTTTATGAGTTTAATTGCTGAGCTTGATGCTATTCCTAAAAAGATTGAAGAAGTATTAAGTACTACTCATGAGCTGACTCAAAATATTGCAAAAGATTTTGTGAAGGCTACCAACTTCCTTTATTTAGGTAGAGGATACAATTATCCAGCTGCCCTGGAAGGAGCTTTGAAATTAAAAGAAATTTCTTATATCCATGCAGAAGGGTATCCAGCTGCAGAAATGAAGCACGGACCAATCGCTCTGATTGATGAAAATATGCCAATTGTTATTATAGCACCTAAAAAAGGACACTATGATAAAATTGTAAGTAATGTTCAGGAAATCAAAGCAAGAAAAGGAAAAGTTATAGCTGTTGTTAATAAAGGTGACCGTCAGGTTAGCGAAATGGCAGATTACGTTATTGAAATTCCTGAAACCTCAGAATGTTTCTCTCCAATTGTAGCGTCAGTACCGTTACAACTGCTTGCTTATTATATTGCAGTATATAGAGGAGCGAACGTAGATCAGCCGAGAAATTTGGCAAAATCTGTAACTGTGGAATAA
- a CDS encoding DUF4270 family protein, translating into MTHTLKRTFAMLLLAVFGSAILYNCEPDPDSLGQQLFDKDAAKGTELSLPIIAYNINNNDSIRSDANRLLATGGSNVAVLGAFKEGQFGMQKASYITQLRLPATFDFGDKPEVDSVVLVVRTPANTADDTYYIADKVVAPGAYDKNDFPVGNEKVAVSIEKKTYPIFKYGKDGDAFKSMKINVNEVTSFLDASKTEFTYSTASGVTTGTLLGSGVFDGNVSTVTVTRKSDNVNVFDGKLGFRINLDKTFFQQKILDQKGKPVLQDAANFTRYFNGIKLSVEENDGYLFQFSPNDMQLIMYYKYDKTENGTVTRTQANIEFDLGNKNVHLGQYAYDRSNSALGTAIPTFTKNGDSRIFLQGMGGPSMGVKIPDDVINGLKDKFKNDKAGIIGAKIRVYVDMDNTFVNAQSVAANRKFTLVPLPYKQDGTIDYANLVYTADMNAGFPMYYYNAKNGDTPEYYEFVVTKTIKNIVEGKDGTTTLATNDPVLINLGAFVKNPSNNGIPYGAKYTSRATDMNRVVLIGSDPSNDKNRVKLVVTYSTANK; encoded by the coding sequence ATGACTCATACTCTTAAAAGGACTTTCGCCATGCTTCTATTGGCGGTTTTCGGAAGTGCAATTCTTTATAACTGCGAACCGGATCCGGATTCGCTTGGTCAACAACTCTTTGATAAAGATGCTGCAAAAGGTACTGAACTTTCATTGCCTATTATAGCCTATAATATTAATAATAATGACTCTATCAGGAGCGATGCGAACAGACTGCTCGCTACTGGGGGATCTAATGTAGCTGTTCTTGGAGCTTTTAAAGAAGGTCAATTTGGAATGCAGAAAGCTTCTTATATTACTCAATTGAGATTACCTGCTACCTTTGATTTCGGAGATAAACCAGAAGTAGATTCCGTGGTACTGGTGGTAAGAACACCTGCAAATACAGCAGATGATACTTATTATATAGCTGATAAAGTAGTAGCACCTGGTGCTTATGACAAAAATGACTTTCCTGTTGGAAATGAGAAAGTAGCTGTTTCAATAGAGAAGAAAACATACCCGATTTTTAAATATGGTAAAGATGGTGATGCTTTTAAGTCTATGAAAATTAATGTAAATGAAGTTACTTCGTTCTTAGACGCAAGCAAAACAGAGTTTACATATTCTACTGCAAGTGGTGTTACTACAGGTACTTTACTAGGGTCTGGAGTTTTTGACGGAAACGTAAGTACTGTAACGGTTACCAGGAAATCTGATAATGTTAATGTATTTGATGGTAAGTTAGGCTTTAGAATAAACCTGGATAAAACTTTCTTCCAGCAGAAGATTCTTGATCAAAAAGGAAAACCTGTGCTTCAGGATGCTGCAAACTTTACAAGATATTTCAATGGAATCAAGCTTTCAGTGGAAGAAAATGATGGTTATCTTTTCCAGTTTTCTCCTAATGATATGCAGCTTATCATGTATTATAAATATGATAAAACAGAAAATGGTACAGTAACCAGAACACAAGCAAATATTGAATTTGATCTTGGAAATAAAAATGTTCATCTCGGACAATATGCATATGATAGAAGCAATTCTGCTCTTGGAACGGCAATACCTACATTTACAAAAAATGGTGATTCTAGAATTTTCCTTCAGGGAATGGGAGGGCCTTCTATGGGTGTGAAAATTCCGGATGATGTTATTAATGGCCTGAAAGATAAGTTTAAAAATGATAAAGCTGGTATTATAGGAGCTAAAATCAGAGTATATGTAGATATGGATAATACATTTGTTAATGCTCAATCTGTAGCGGCAAACCGTAAGTTTACACTTGTTCCGCTTCCCTATAAACAAGATGGTACAATTGATTATGCAAACCTTGTGTATACAGCAGATATGAATGCCGGATTCCCAATGTATTATTATAATGCGAAGAATGGGGATACTCCTGAGTATTATGAATTTGTAGTCACAAAAACGATTAAAAATATTGTTGAAGGTAAAGACGGTACTACTACGTTGGCAACCAATGATCCTGTATTAATTAACCTAGGAGCATTTGTGAAAAACCCATCTAACAATGGAATACCATATGGAGCAAAATATACCTCCAGAGCTACTGATATGAACAGAGTAGTACTGATAGGAAGTGATCCTAGTAATGATAAAAATAGAGTTAAGCTGGTAGTTACTTATTCAACAGCTAATAAATAA
- a CDS encoding glycogen/starch synthase: protein MPNQKILYITTEMYPYQEDTNMAAVVNKMALKMHNEGNDVRVFMPRFGQISERKFQLHEVIRLSGMNIIINDLDQPLIIKVASLPGERLQVYFIDNEEYFKRKQYYFDDEGTPFDDNDERAIFFARGVIETIKKLNWVPDVIHLNGWMSSFVPIYLKTYYESDTYFKDAKIVLSLYNEKEAELDKKIDEKLKFDNISGLKALDNPTIKSFVIESMNYVDTVVKGDEFLDEDLDKAFNETATQKSEYLDVDSINQLY, encoded by the coding sequence ATGCCGAATCAAAAAATACTGTATATTACTACAGAGATGTATCCATACCAGGAAGATACAAATATGGCCGCTGTGGTAAACAAAATGGCGCTTAAGATGCACAATGAAGGCAATGATGTAAGAGTTTTTATGCCAAGATTTGGACAAATAAGTGAGAGAAAATTCCAACTTCATGAGGTGATCCGTCTTTCAGGGATGAATATTATTATCAATGACCTGGATCAGCCACTTATCATTAAAGTAGCGTCTCTTCCGGGGGAAAGACTTCAAGTTTACTTTATAGACAATGAAGAATACTTCAAAAGAAAACAATATTATTTCGATGATGAAGGAACCCCTTTCGATGATAATGACGAAAGAGCAATTTTCTTTGCCAGAGGAGTAATTGAAACCATCAAAAAGCTCAATTGGGTACCGGATGTTATTCATTTGAATGGATGGATGTCTTCATTTGTTCCAATTTATCTTAAAACTTACTACGAATCAGATACTTATTTCAAGGATGCAAAGATTGTTCTTTCCTTATACAATGAGAAAGAAGCTGAACTTGATAAAAAGATCGATGAAAAGCTGAAGTTTGATAATATTTCAGGATTAAAAGCGTTAGATAATCCAACGATCAAAAGTTTCGTTATCGAAAGTATGAACTATGTAGATACTGTTGTAAAAGGAGATGAATTCCTGGATGAAGACCTTGATAAGGCTTTCAATGAAACAGCGACTCAAAAGTCGGAGTATCTTGATGTAGATTCTATAAATCAACTTTATTAA
- the panC gene encoding pantoate--beta-alanine ligase produces MEVIKNRKILQDFIERQKEMGKRIGFAPTMGALHKGHLSLYEEAKKENDLVISSIFVNPTQFNNPEDLEKYPRDINRDILILEKSGLVDAVYIPEVTDIYPEKAESQHYDFDGLENEMEGKSRPGHFDGVGTVVEELFRQIKPDNAYFGEKDFQQLAIIRKMVDKKHLPVKIQGVSIYRADNGLALSSRNQRLHEDRKEASKIIYETLKKVNDWFRTVSIPEIKERVTDIFDNQKGMQLEYFLIADENTLQETDFFYKDRKFRAFIVVVVDGVRLIDNMHLD; encoded by the coding sequence ATGGAAGTTATAAAAAACAGAAAAATCCTTCAGGATTTCATTGAAAGACAGAAGGAAATGGGAAAAAGAATTGGCTTTGCCCCTACGATGGGAGCTCTGCACAAGGGACATCTTTCTCTGTATGAAGAAGCAAAAAAGGAGAATGACCTTGTTATTTCTTCAATTTTTGTAAATCCAACTCAATTTAACAATCCTGAAGACCTTGAAAAATACCCAAGAGATATCAACAGGGATATCCTGATTCTGGAAAAATCCGGGCTTGTAGATGCTGTTTACATTCCCGAAGTTACAGATATCTATCCTGAAAAAGCAGAAAGTCAACACTATGATTTTGATGGATTGGAGAATGAAATGGAAGGAAAATCCAGACCAGGACATTTTGACGGTGTAGGAACCGTTGTAGAGGAATTATTCAGACAGATAAAGCCTGACAATGCTTATTTTGGAGAAAAAGATTTCCAACAATTAGCCATTATCAGGAAAATGGTTGATAAAAAACACCTACCCGTTAAAATACAAGGTGTTTCTATTTATAGAGCGGATAACGGCCTGGCATTAAGTTCAAGAAACCAAAGACTTCATGAAGACCGAAAAGAAGCTTCGAAAATCATTTATGAAACTTTAAAAAAAGTAAATGACTGGTTCAGAACTGTTAGTATTCCCGAAATCAAAGAAAGAGTAACCGATATTTTTGACAATCAAAAAGGAATGCAATTGGAATACTTCCTTATTGCAGATGAAAACACCTTACAGGAAACCGATTTTTTCTATAAAGACAGAAAATTCAGAGCCTTTATTGTGGTCGTTGTAGATGGAGTGAGATTAATTGACAATATGCATTTGGATTAA
- a CDS encoding shikimate kinase, whose protein sequence is MIISLIGYMGSGKSHISKILSDKIDFKLIDLDKEIYRRNKLTIPEIFEKKGEIYFRKLEREALEEILASEENVILSLGGGTPVYYNNMEIINHNSKSVFLRTSVGTLVERLSKQKEKRPLIANISDEDLPEFIAKHLFERNQFYSKAQFTVGTDAREPEDIVNEIIKKLYH, encoded by the coding sequence ATGATAATTTCACTAATTGGTTATATGGGAAGTGGCAAATCCCACATTTCCAAAATATTAAGCGATAAAATAGATTTCAAACTCATTGATCTTGATAAAGAGATTTACAGAAGAAATAAATTAACCATTCCTGAGATTTTTGAGAAAAAAGGAGAAATTTACTTTAGAAAACTAGAAAGAGAGGCCCTTGAAGAAATATTAGCTTCTGAAGAGAATGTAATATTAAGTCTTGGAGGCGGAACTCCTGTTTATTATAATAATATGGAAATCATTAATCATAATTCTAAAAGCGTTTTTTTAAGAACCTCTGTAGGAACATTGGTTGAAAGACTTTCTAAACAAAAGGAAAAAAGGCCGTTAATTGCCAACATCTCTGATGAAGACCTCCCGGAATTTATTGCCAAGCATTTATTTGAAAGAAATCAATTTTACAGTAAGGCCCAGTTCACGGTTGGCACTGACGCCAGAGAACCTGAAGACATTGTCAACGAGATAATAAAAAAGCTCTATCACTAG
- a CDS encoding RNA-binding S4 domain-containing protein — protein sequence MRIDKFLWSIRFYKTRSIAAEEIKKNRVSIGTSAVKSSKEVKEGDVIKIRKNQIDYKIKVLQIPKSRIGAKLVPLHIQDVTDKEQYELLKLRKMSQDYYRNKGEGRPTKKDRRDMDDYVGNDIDADFTDWDDFFGETGNETEDED from the coding sequence ATGAGAATAGATAAATTTTTATGGAGCATTCGTTTTTATAAGACGAGAAGTATTGCAGCTGAGGAGATTAAAAAGAATAGAGTTTCTATAGGAACGTCTGCCGTAAAATCATCTAAGGAGGTAAAAGAGGGAGATGTTATTAAGATTCGTAAGAACCAGATTGATTATAAAATAAAGGTATTACAGATTCCTAAAAGCAGAATAGGAGCTAAATTAGTTCCCCTTCATATACAGGATGTTACTGATAAAGAACAATACGAATTGTTGAAACTGCGTAAAATGTCCCAGGATTATTACAGAAACAAAGGAGAGGGAAGACCTACCAAAAAAGACAGAAGGGATATGGATGATTATGTAGGCAATGATATTGATGCTGATTTTACTGATTGGGATGATTTCTTCGGAGAAACTGGTAATGAAACCGAAGATGAAGATTAA
- a CDS encoding FMN-binding glutamate synthase family protein, producing the protein MRDKFLSWGIVLVAATWIVALLIKAHYWIPTLLSAIYALGVYNAYQSKHAILRNFPVLGYFRYFFESISPEMQQYFIERETDGKPFPRNQRSAVYRRAKNLSDTVAFGTQLEVNHRKYEGIKHSIYAKSPSEELPRVWVGGEQCTQPYHASLFNISAMSFGALSDRAQISLNRGAKKGNFFHNTGEGGVSPHHLEGGDLCWQIGTGYFGCRDEEGKFNPELFKKYATLPNVKMIEIKLSQGAKPGHGGVLPGVKNTPEIAAIRHVKPGMTIISPPSHTAFSNAAGLLKFVQELRELSGGKPIGFKLCIGDTKEFEDICVQMNVLKIYPDFITIDGAEGGTGAAPPEFSDGVGMPLEPALIFVNRTLNNYNLRNKLRVIASGKVLTSLDILRAVAMGADMCNNARGFMFSLGCIQALRCNSNNCPTGVATQDKMLIKGLDVTDKAERVYHFHKNTLHTCNELIAAAGRSSYEEVDATMFMRGDEFDHLADLYFPDILGNVKQKARS; encoded by the coding sequence ATGAGAGATAAGTTTTTATCTTGGGGAATTGTATTAGTAGCTGCTACCTGGATTGTAGCACTGCTGATAAAAGCGCATTACTGGATACCGACGCTGTTATCCGCTATTTATGCATTGGGAGTTTACAATGCTTACCAATCGAAACATGCTATTTTGAGGAACTTCCCGGTACTGGGGTACTTCAGGTATTTTTTCGAAAGTATTTCACCCGAAATGCAGCAATATTTCATTGAAAGGGAGACAGATGGGAAACCGTTCCCAAGAAATCAACGTTCTGCCGTATACAGACGTGCTAAAAATCTTAGTGATACTGTAGCTTTCGGAACTCAGTTAGAAGTAAATCATAGAAAATATGAGGGAATTAAGCATTCTATTTATGCAAAATCTCCATCAGAAGAACTTCCGAGAGTTTGGGTAGGAGGAGAGCAGTGTACACAGCCTTACCATGCTTCTTTATTTAACATCTCTGCAATGAGTTTTGGTGCATTGAGTGACAGGGCACAGATTTCATTAAACAGAGGAGCTAAAAAAGGAAATTTCTTTCATAATACAGGAGAAGGAGGGGTTTCTCCTCACCACCTGGAAGGAGGAGATTTATGCTGGCAGATCGGTACAGGATATTTTGGATGTCGCGATGAAGAAGGGAAATTTAATCCTGAATTATTTAAAAAATATGCAACGCTTCCTAATGTTAAAATGATTGAGATTAAATTATCACAAGGAGCAAAACCAGGACACGGAGGAGTACTTCCGGGGGTGAAGAATACCCCGGAAATTGCAGCTATTCGTCATGTAAAGCCAGGAATGACCATAATTTCTCCACCATCACACACTGCATTTTCAAATGCTGCCGGATTGTTGAAATTTGTACAGGAATTAAGAGAACTTTCAGGAGGGAAGCCTATTGGATTTAAACTTTGTATTGGTGATACTAAAGAATTTGAAGATATCTGTGTACAAATGAATGTATTGAAGATCTATCCTGATTTTATAACGATTGATGGAGCAGAAGGGGGAACAGGTGCCGCACCACCTGAATTCTCAGACGGAGTGGGAATGCCGTTAGAGCCTGCTTTGATCTTTGTCAACAGAACCCTTAATAATTATAACCTGAGAAATAAGCTGAGAGTAATAGCCAGTGGTAAAGTACTTACAAGTTTAGATATCTTAAGAGCGGTAGCGATGGGAGCGGATATGTGTAATAATGCAAGAGGATTTATGTTCTCGCTGGGATGTATCCAGGCCTTAAGATGTAATTCCAATAATTGTCCGACAGGAGTGGCTACACAAGATAAAATGCTTATTAAAGGGCTTGACGTTACAGATAAGGCAGAAAGAGTATATCATTTCCATAAAAATACCCTTCATACTTGCAATGAGCTGATTGCAGCAGCAGGAAGAAGTTCTTATGAAGAAGTAGACGCTACGATGTTTATGAGAGGAGATGAATTTGACCACCTTGCAGATCTTTATTTCCCTGATATTTTAGGAAATGTAAAGCAGAAAGCGAGATCTTAA
- the mtaB gene encoding tRNA (N(6)-L-threonylcarbamoyladenosine(37)-C(2))-methylthiotransferase MtaB, translating to MSAFQRTAAYHTLGCKLNFAETSTIARQLTDAGYDKVNFDEKANIYVINTCSVTENADRECKLHVKRAMKANPDGLVVIVGCYAQLKPEEISQIEGVDLVLGAKEKFNILSYLDDLEKSDNEGIVHSCEIEETDFFIGSYSIGDRTRAFLKVQDGCDYKCTYCTIPLARGISRSDTIDNVLKNATEIAAKDIKEIVLTGVNIGDYGKGEFGNKRHEHTFLDLISELDKVEGIERIRISSIEPNLLKDESIELVSKSRSFVPHFHIPLQSGCDDLLKKMKRRYLTKLYNDRVNKIREVMPDAAIGVDVIVGFPGETEEKFMETYNFLNELPITYLHVFTYSERENTEAAAMDGVVQIAERKKRNKMLRILSEKKKMAFYQTQLGKTLPVLWEHENKDGKMFGFTENYVRVQKDFDPAFVNQIEFLNLEKILSDGTVSVQSSYQNFLAKA from the coding sequence ATGTCTGCTTTTCAAAGAACTGCCGCGTATCATACACTTGGCTGCAAATTAAATTTTGCAGAAACATCTACTATTGCCCGTCAATTAACAGATGCAGGTTATGATAAGGTGAACTTTGATGAGAAGGCAAACATTTACGTAATCAATACATGTTCAGTCACAGAAAACGCTGACCGTGAATGTAAGCTTCATGTAAAAAGAGCAATGAAAGCCAATCCTGATGGACTGGTGGTTATTGTTGGATGTTATGCACAGCTGAAACCTGAAGAAATTTCACAAATTGAAGGTGTAGACCTTGTGTTAGGAGCTAAAGAAAAATTCAATATTCTAAGCTACCTTGATGATTTAGAAAAATCAGACAACGAGGGTATCGTTCATTCATGCGAGATTGAGGAAACGGATTTCTTTATCGGAAGTTATTCTATTGGAGACAGAACAAGAGCATTCCTGAAAGTTCAAGACGGATGTGATTACAAATGTACTTATTGTACGATTCCATTAGCAAGAGGGATTTCTCGCTCAGATACCATCGATAATGTTCTTAAAAATGCTACAGAAATTGCAGCAAAAGACATCAAGGAAATCGTTCTTACCGGAGTCAATATCGGTGATTATGGTAAAGGTGAGTTTGGAAACAAACGACATGAACATACTTTTTTGGATCTTATTTCAGAATTGGATAAGGTGGAAGGAATTGAAAGAATCCGTATTTCCTCCATTGAACCTAATCTTTTAAAGGATGAAAGTATTGAACTGGTTTCTAAAAGCAGAAGCTTTGTTCCACATTTTCATATTCCGTTACAATCCGGATGCGATGATTTATTGAAAAAAATGAAACGTCGTTATTTGACTAAGCTGTACAATGACAGAGTAAACAAAATCCGTGAGGTAATGCCTGACGCTGCTATCGGCGTGGACGTTATTGTTGGATTCCCTGGAGAAACGGAAGAGAAGTTTATGGAAACTTATAATTTTCTTAATGAACTTCCTATCACGTACCTTCATGTATTTACTTATTCTGAAAGAGAGAATACTGAAGCCGCTGCTATGGATGGAGTCGTTCAGATCGCAGAAAGGAAAAAACGTAATAAAATGCTTAGAATTCTTTCTGAAAAGAAAAAAATGGCATTTTATCAGACTCAACTTGGAAAAACGCTTCCTGTACTTTGGGAGCACGAAAATAAAGACGGGAAAATGTTTGGCTTCACAGAAAACTATGTGAGAGTTCAGAAAGACTTTGACCCTGCCTTCGTCAATCAAATCGAATTTCTAAATTTAGAAAAAATCCTGTCAGATGGCACAGTTTCTGTGCAATCTTCCTACCAAAATTTTTTAGCAAAAGCATAG
- a CDS encoding DUF1572 family protein, whose protein sequence is MKDLFIKRFEYYKSLGDKSFEQLSDEQIFWQYNEESNSIAVIVHHLAGNMLSRWTNFLTEDGEKSWRHRDEEFVNTFKTKDEVLAFWERGWKCFFDALGQINDENFYDTIYIRGEGHSVIDAVFRQLAHYPYHIGQIVYIAKMIKNEDWNTLSIARNKSQEFNTEMKNKFSAEESDANSSPVCFQNSPEVRQEYKQ, encoded by the coding sequence ATGAAAGACCTCTTTATAAAACGCTTTGAATACTATAAATCCCTGGGTGATAAATCATTCGAGCAACTATCAGATGAACAGATTTTTTGGCAGTATAATGAAGAAAGTAACTCCATTGCAGTCATTGTCCATCATCTTGCAGGAAATATGTTGTCAAGATGGACTAATTTTCTTACTGAAGATGGTGAAAAATCCTGGCGTCACCGAGATGAAGAATTTGTGAATACTTTTAAAACCAAAGATGAGGTTCTTGCATTTTGGGAAAGAGGCTGGAAATGTTTTTTTGACGCCTTAGGTCAAATCAATGATGAAAATTTTTATGATACGATTTATATAAGAGGAGAAGGGCATTCGGTTATTGATGCTGTTTTCAGACAACTGGCTCATTATCCATATCATATCGGGCAGATTGTTTATATTGCTAAAATGATTAAAAATGAAGATTGGAATACACTTTCTATTGCCAGAAACAAATCGCAAGAGTTTAATACAGAAATGAAAAACAAATTTTCTGCAGAAGAATCTGATGCCAATTCATCGCCTGTCTGCTTTCAAAACAGCCCGGAAGTAAGACAAGAATATAAACAATAG